One Pseudorhodoplanes sinuspersici DNA segment encodes these proteins:
- the hfq gene encoding RNA chaperone Hfq: MAAERTQNLQDTFLNHVRKAKIPLTIFLVNGVKLQGVVTWFDNFCVLLRRDGHSQLVYKHAISTIMPGHPVQLFEGAEEGAGEKG, encoded by the coding sequence ATGGCAGCCGAACGAACTCAAAATCTCCAGGACACCTTCCTCAACCACGTCCGCAAGGCCAAAATTCCGCTCACGATATTTTTGGTGAACGGCGTGAAGCTGCAGGGCGTTGTCACATGGTTCGACAACTTTTGTGTGTTGCTGCGACGGGATGGGCATTCGCAGCTTGTCTACAAACACGCCATCTCCACCATCATGCCGGGCCATCCGGTCCAGCTTTTCGAGGGTGCGGAAGAGGGCGCAGGAGAAAAAGGCTAG